In Helicobacter sp. 'house sparrow 1', one DNA window encodes the following:
- the fliH gene encoding flagellar assembly protein FliH has translation MMSLNDIDQPDLIHRLNRENHNIQKYQFKTIDKNEINTNYDLPNETIDTIQNQESAVGGAVESVNNSLEKELIEKLLQKTDELSSSLAKMQIQVEKQQLDLEDRLALTKSDSYKEGLRDGEQKIKNEMLEEIQKEKQALINAVINLEKSLRKSEERMQELEKELAQIAVDIAKEVIIKEVEENNQEVALTLAKSLIGSVKDATKIQLRVNTLDYPYLRENLDLKNIQLEADDNIAKGGVVISCSSGNIDGNILSRFKILKQNILEKN, from the coding sequence ATGATGTCGTTGAATGATATAGATCAGCCAGACTTAATCCATCGATTAAATAGAGAGAATCATAATATCCAAAAGTATCAATTTAAAACAATTGATAAGAATGAAATAAACACAAATTATGATCTTCCTAATGAAACAATAGACACAATACAAAATCAAGAAAGTGCTGTTGGTGGAGCAGTGGAAAGCGTGAATAATTCTCTTGAAAAAGAGTTAATAGAAAAGCTTTTGCAAAAGACAGATGAACTTTCCTCATCCTTAGCAAAAATGCAAATCCAAGTAGAAAAACAACAACTAGACCTTGAAGATCGCCTTGCACTTACAAAAAGCGATTCTTATAAAGAAGGTTTAAGAGATGGTGAGCAAAAAATAAAAAATGAGATGCTAGAAGAGATACAAAAAGAAAAGCAGGCGCTTATTAATGCAGTAATTAACTTGGAAAAAAGTTTGAGAAAATCAGAAGAAAGAATGCAGGAATTAGAAAAAGAACTTGCTCAAATTGCTGTAGATATAGCAAAGGAAGTGATTATAAAAGAAGTAGAGGAAAATAACCAAGAAGTGGCTTTGACTCTAGCAAAGTCTCTTATTGGTAGTGTTAAAGATGCTACAAAAATTCAATTGCGCGTAAATACTTTAGACTATCCTTATTTAAGAGAAAATCTTGATCTTAAAAATATACAGCTGGAAGCTGATGATAATATTGCAAAGGGTGGTGTAGTAATCTCTTGTAGTAGCGGAAATATAGATGGCAATATTCTTTCAAGATTTAAGATTTTAAAACAAAATATTTTGGAAAAAAATTAA
- the fliG gene encoding flagellar motor switch protein FliG has protein sequence MAGNLNAKQKAQYDEFSMAEKIAILLIQIGEDLTTEIFRHLDIESITEISKHIIQLNGTDKSIGIAVLEEFYTILQSNQYINNGGMDYARELLSRTLGPDGAKKILDKLSKTMQSTKNFSYLSKVRPQQLADFIVNEHPQTIALILAHMDPMSAAETLGYFQDDMKAEISIRMANLSDVSPSTVKRVSAILENKLESLTTYKVEVGGPRAVAEIFNRLGQKAAKTTISYIEQSDSQLASEIKEMMFTFEDITKLDKNAIREILKVADKKDLILALKSSPDTLKERFLENMSTRASEQFVEEMQFLGAVKVRDVEAAQRKIVEIVQNLSDQGLIQIGDEDDVVE, from the coding sequence ATGGCAGGTAATCTTAATGCAAAGCAAAAAGCGCAGTATGATGAATTTTCAATGGCAGAAAAGATTGCTATATTGCTGATACAGATAGGTGAGGATTTAACGACAGAAATTTTCAGGCATCTTGATATTGAGAGTATTACAGAAATTAGTAAGCATATTATACAACTAAATGGAACAGACAAGTCCATAGGAATTGCGGTTTTGGAAGAATTTTATACAATTTTGCAAAGTAATCAATACATTAACAATGGTGGTATGGACTATGCAAGGGAATTATTAAGTAGAACATTAGGACCAGATGGAGCAAAAAAAATCCTAGACAAACTCTCAAAAACAATGCAATCTACAAAAAATTTTTCTTATTTATCCAAGGTAAGACCTCAACAACTAGCTGATTTTATCGTAAATGAACATCCCCAAACTATAGCACTTATTTTGGCACATATGGATCCGATGTCTGCTGCAGAGACATTGGGATATTTTCAAGATGATATGAAAGCAGAGATATCTATTAGAATGGCAAATTTAAGTGATGTTTCTCCAAGCACGGTAAAAAGAGTATCTGCTATTTTAGAAAACAAACTAGAATCCTTAACTACTTATAAGGTTGAAGTTGGAGGTCCTAGGGCAGTTGCTGAAATATTTAATCGTTTGGGACAAAAAGCAGCAAAAACTACAATTTCTTATATCGAACAAAGTGATAGTCAATTGGCAAGTGAAATTAAAGAAATGATGTTTACTTTTGAAGATATTACAAAGCTTGATAAAAATGCAATCAGAGAGATTTTAAAAGTTGCAGATAAAAAAGATTTAATTTTGGCTTTAAAATCTTCACCAGATACTCTAAAGGAAAGATTCTTGGAGAATATGAGTACAAGAGCAAGCGAGCAGTTTGTGGAAGAGATGCAATTTCTTGGTGCGGTAAAAGTAAGGGATGTGGAAGCTGCACAAAGAAAAATTGTAGAGATTGTGCAAAACTTGTCTGATCAAGGATTAATACAAATAGGAGATGAAGATGATGTCGTTGAATGA
- the dxs gene encoding 1-deoxy-D-xylulose-5-phosphate synthase has protein sequence MLLQKPIQECTLEELQETCLKIRQRILEVVSKNGGHLSSTLGAVELIVAMHHVFDCSQNPFIFDVSHQAYAHKLLTGRWDAFDTLRQFGGISGFTKPSESKDDYFIAGHSSTSISLGVGVAKAFHLEKKEALPIVLIGDGSMSAGLVYEALNELGDRKYPMIIILNDNEMSIAKPIGAISRYLSSLMSSSLYQTVREGIKKVLIKMPEGATYLAKRFEESLKLITPGILFEEMGIHYLGPIDGHNLELIINALRIARDIKVPVLIHAQTTKGKGYELAEGRYEKWHGVGAFDIKTGQSLKKETLLSPTEIYANTLLELAQNDEKIVGVTAAMPTGTGISKLIEKFPSRFWDVAIAEQHAVTSMSAMAKEGFKPFVSIYSTFLQRAYDQIIHDASIMSLPLKFAIDRAGIVGEDGETHQGLLDIAYLRTIPNMILFAPFDNSSLKEAVRFATTIDNAPCAFRYPRGRFAIEDGIFKAEGFELGRSRLLKEGREFLLVGYGNGVGRAYKVLSELEKEGVFCGLLDLAFIKPLDKNLKNIFEKYKKIYVFSDSYFLGGVGSALLEYMSKENFFIPLHSFEIKDEFITHGMVGDIEAMLGFDKFMRVILEDYKAMF, from the coding sequence ATGCTTCTTCAAAAACCCATACAAGAATGTACGCTTGAAGAACTACAAGAAACTTGCTTAAAGATACGCCAAAGAATTTTAGAAGTTGTGAGTAAAAATGGAGGTCATTTAAGTTCTACTTTAGGTGCAGTTGAGTTAATAGTGGCAATGCATCATGTTTTTGATTGTAGTCAAAATCCTTTTATTTTTGATGTGAGTCATCAGGCTTATGCACATAAGCTTTTAACGGGAAGATGGGATGCTTTTGATACATTAAGACAATTTGGGGGAATTAGTGGTTTTACAAAGCCAAGTGAGAGCAAGGATGATTATTTTATTGCAGGACATAGCTCTACTTCTATATCCCTTGGTGTTGGGGTTGCTAAGGCATTTCATTTAGAGAAGAAAGAGGCTCTGCCTATTGTGTTAATTGGTGATGGTAGTATGAGTGCAGGTTTGGTATATGAAGCACTAAATGAATTAGGGGATCGTAAATACCCTATGATTATTATCTTAAATGATAATGAAATGAGTATCGCAAAGCCAATAGGGGCTATTAGTAGATATCTTTCTAGCTTGATGAGTAGTAGTTTGTATCAAACAGTAAGGGAAGGAATCAAAAAAGTCTTAATCAAGATGCCAGAAGGTGCAACTTATTTAGCAAAAAGGTTTGAGGAATCTCTAAAGCTGATTACACCTGGTATTTTATTTGAGGAGATGGGAATACACTATCTTGGTCCTATTGATGGGCATAACTTGGAGTTGATTATCAATGCTTTAAGGATTGCAAGAGACATAAAGGTTCCTGTTTTAATTCATGCTCAAACAACTAAGGGCAAGGGGTATGAGTTAGCAGAAGGAAGATATGAGAAGTGGCATGGGGTTGGTGCTTTTGATATTAAAACAGGGCAGAGTCTTAAAAAAGAAACTCTATTAAGTCCTACAGAAATTTATGCCAATACCTTATTGGAGCTTGCGCAAAATGATGAAAAAATTGTAGGAGTTACTGCTGCAATGCCTACAGGAACAGGAATTTCAAAATTAATTGAGAAATTTCCATCTAGGTTTTGGGATGTAGCAATTGCAGAGCAACATGCTGTCACATCTATGTCTGCTATGGCAAAAGAAGGATTTAAACCTTTTGTAAGTATTTATTCTACCTTTTTGCAAAGAGCCTATGATCAGATTATACATGATGCAAGTATTATGTCCTTACCACTTAAATTCGCAATTGATCGTGCAGGTATTGTGGGAGAGGATGGTGAGACGCATCAAGGACTTCTAGATATCGCATATTTGCGCACCATTCCTAATATGATTCTTTTTGCCCCTTTTGATAATTCAAGCTTAAAAGAGGCAGTTAGGTTTGCAACCACCATTGATAACGCTCCTTGTGCTTTTAGATATCCTAGAGGAAGGTTTGCAATTGAAGATGGTATTTTTAAGGCAGAAGGCTTTGAGTTAGGAAGATCAAGATTATTAAAAGAGGGGAGAGAATTTTTATTGGTTGGATATGGAAATGGTGTTGGTAGAGCCTATAAGGTTTTAAGTGAGTTAGAAAAAGAGGGGGTTTTCTGCGGACTGCTTGATTTGGCATTTATAAAACCCTTAGATAAGAACTTAAAAAATATTTTTGAAAAATATAAAAAAATTTATGTATTTAGTGATAGCTATTTTTTAGGTGGTGTGGGCAGTGCTTTATTGGAGTATATGAGTAAAGAAAATTTTTTCATTCCACTGCATAGTTTTGAAATTAAGGATGAGTTTATCACACATGGTATGGTAGGTGATATTGAAGCAATGCTTGGGTTTGATAAATTTATGAGGGTAATTTTAGAAGATTATAAAGCTATGTTCTAA
- the topA gene encoding type I DNA topoisomerase: MKKLIIVESPAKAKTIKTFLNSDYEVIASKGHIRDLPKNVFGIKIEDQKFIPEYKVSSDHKDIVSKIKALAKDAEQVYIATDEDREGEAIGYHITQTLGKKASQFPRIVFHEITKNAILNALENPRSIDMDKVDAQQARRLLDRIVGFKLSGLIASKIQRGLSAGRVQSSTLKIVVDREKEIRAFKPIRYFNIQGIFKSSITADLVEYKEKKLDKLSLQDEKETQEMVQILQKEEYRVYSIQKKNKKTSTPPPFMTSTLQQSASSVLGFSPTKTMSIAQKLYEGIQTNEGIMGAITYMRTDSLNIAKEAQEVAREILLRDYGKDYVPKIAKNYANKSKNAQEAHEAIRPTNLYFTPDIAKDFLSNDELKLYTLIYNRFLASQSVDAEFESQSIFIKSSSGIFKASGSKLVFNGFYKIIGNEDKDKLLPNLKEGDFIKHQEITSKEHFTEPPARFNEASLIKTMESLGIGRPSTYAPTIALLSNREYIKIEKKQIFATENAFKVIDMLEHHFNEIVDSHFTAKLEEDLDHIAEKKVDWQKLLWSFYEPFEEKLIAGKKNIASQKIAIPTGESCPSCGKDLVKRNGRFGEFVACSGYPKCKYTKKEEKEDADLSTSEKCEKCGSNMIKKMGRNGEFLACSNYPNCKNTKSLNQNNITLDVKCPECGGNILEKRSKRGNFFGCSNYPKCTFVSKYPPTDAIKCQKCGYMVAKRTYRNKEVYECIKCKERQEC; the protein is encoded by the coding sequence ATGAAAAAATTAATTATTGTAGAATCCCCTGCAAAGGCTAAAACTATTAAAACTTTTTTAAATTCTGATTATGAAGTCATTGCATCCAAGGGGCATATTAGAGATTTGCCTAAAAATGTTTTTGGAATTAAAATTGAGGACCAAAAGTTTATTCCAGAATATAAGGTATCTAGTGATCACAAAGACATAGTGAGTAAAATTAAAGCACTTGCTAAAGATGCAGAACAAGTTTATATAGCAACCGATGAGGATCGTGAAGGTGAAGCAATTGGTTATCACATTACTCAAACTTTGGGTAAAAAAGCTAGTCAGTTTCCTAGAATAGTTTTTCATGAAATTACAAAAAATGCAATCTTAAATGCCTTAGAAAATCCTAGAAGTATTGATATGGATAAGGTGGATGCACAGCAAGCAAGAAGACTTCTTGATAGAATTGTAGGCTTTAAATTAAGTGGGCTTATTGCAAGCAAAATCCAAAGAGGGTTGAGTGCTGGAAGAGTTCAAAGTAGCACACTTAAAATTGTAGTAGATAGAGAAAAAGAAATCAGAGCCTTTAAACCTATAAGATATTTTAATATTCAAGGCATTTTTAAATCCTCTATTACTGCAGACCTTGTTGAATATAAGGAAAAAAAACTAGATAAATTAAGTCTTCAAGACGAAAAAGAAACACAAGAGATGGTGCAAATTTTACAAAAAGAGGAGTATAGGGTTTATTCCATCCAAAAAAAGAATAAAAAAACCTCCACCCCTCCCCCTTTTATGACTTCTACACTACAACAAAGCGCTTCAAGTGTTTTGGGTTTTTCTCCAACCAAAACAATGAGCATTGCTCAGAAACTCTATGAGGGGATTCAAACCAATGAGGGCATCATGGGTGCAATCACTTATATGAGAACAGATAGCTTAAATATTGCAAAAGAAGCACAAGAAGTAGCAAGAGAGATATTACTTAGAGATTATGGAAAGGATTATGTTCCTAAAATTGCAAAAAATTATGCCAATAAAAGTAAGAATGCACAAGAAGCGCACGAAGCAATTAGACCCACAAATCTATACTTTACACCAGATATTGCAAAAGATTTTTTAAGTAATGATGAGTTAAAACTCTATACACTTATTTATAACCGTTTTTTGGCGTCTCAAAGTGTGGATGCTGAATTTGAAAGCCAAAGCATTTTTATCAAGTCATCTAGCGGAATTTTTAAAGCCAGTGGGAGTAAATTGGTCTTTAATGGGTTTTATAAAATTATTGGAAATGAAGATAAGGATAAGTTATTACCAAATCTCAAAGAAGGGGATTTTATAAAACATCAAGAAATTACAAGCAAGGAACATTTTACAGAGCCTCCTGCAAGATTTAATGAAGCAAGCCTTATTAAGACTATGGAAAGTTTGGGAATTGGAAGACCAAGTACCTATGCGCCAACCATTGCACTACTTTCCAATCGCGAGTATATTAAGATTGAAAAAAAACAAATTTTTGCTACAGAGAATGCCTTTAAAGTTATAGATATGCTAGAGCATCATTTTAACGAAATTGTAGATAGTCATTTTACTGCAAAGCTTGAAGAGGATTTGGATCATATTGCTGAAAAAAAGGTGGATTGGCAAAAACTCTTGTGGAGTTTTTATGAACCATTTGAAGAAAAACTAATAGCAGGAAAAAAGAATATTGCTTCTCAAAAAATTGCGATTCCAACCGGAGAATCTTGTCCTTCTTGCGGTAAGGATTTAGTCAAGCGCAATGGAAGGTTTGGAGAATTTGTTGCTTGTAGCGGTTATCCTAAGTGCAAATATACAAAAAAGGAAGAAAAAGAGGATGCTGATCTTTCCACTTCTGAAAAATGTGAAAAATGTGGTTCCAATATGATTAAAAAAATGGGTAGAAACGGAGAGTTTTTAGCTTGCAGTAACTATCCCAATTGTAAAAATACAAAATCTTTAAACCAAAATAACATTACTCTTGATGTTAAATGCCCTGAATGTGGTGGAAATATTTTAGAAAAAAGAAGCAAAAGAGGTAACTTTTTTGGTTGTAGCAATTATCCAAAATGTACTTTTGTTTCAAAATATCCTCCCACTGATGCAATAAAATGTCAAAAATGTGGTTATATGGTCGCAAAACGCACTTATAGGAACAAAGAAGTATATGAATGTATTAAGTGTAAGGAAAGACAAGAGTGTTAG
- the fliF gene encoding flagellar basal-body MS-ring/collar protein FliF — translation MDIREVFTQTLGFFNRLTKRQRIIIGAGVVALVAFFVFLLVFTTNGKVRNDQYAVLFEGMNPSDNALVLQHLQQNQIPYKLSNEDTILVPRDKVYEQRIALASQGIPKTSKVGFEIFDNKDFGITDEEHKVKFLRAIEGELSRTIESLAPIQKANVLIAIPKSSVFVSQQIPPTASVMLGIKMGSNLTSAQIFGIKNLVAAAIPNLTIENVKLVSQNGEPLGEDDELSTSKEIAAIQLKYKNNIERVLEAKIINILSPVVGGEDKVVARVSADFDFSQKKSLQEIYDPNNVVRSEQNLEEKREGGEKKQIGGVPGAVSNIGPVQGLEDNDGKEKYEKTQNTTNYEVGKTVNEIKGEFGVLTRLSAAVVVDGRYKKVVVDGVEKIEYIPMSEVEMEKIDSLVKQAIGYSQKRGDDVTVSNFEFNAKTQNYVPMTDFDKITMRIESYLRPFLPMLKYVIVALIIFVFYRKIIVPFTERMLEVQNHEEEKVESLFETADEEDEEFNKFGEMRKRVEEQLGIGKGFNEDEVKYDVLLEKMRNIVEEKPEEIATLFRMLIQDEINADIKQS, via the coding sequence TTGGATATTAGAGAAGTTTTTACTCAAACCTTGGGCTTTTTTAATCGCCTTACAAAGAGGCAACGCATTATTATTGGAGCAGGTGTAGTTGCTTTAGTTGCCTTTTTTGTATTTTTACTTGTATTTACTACAAACGGAAAGGTGAGAAATGACCAGTATGCTGTCTTGTTTGAGGGAATGAATCCAAGTGATAATGCTCTAGTTTTACAACACTTACAACAAAATCAGATCCCCTATAAACTCTCTAATGAAGATACAATCTTAGTCCCAAGAGATAAGGTTTATGAACAGCGCATCGCTTTAGCTTCACAAGGTATTCCAAAAACTAGTAAAGTTGGGTTTGAAATTTTTGATAATAAAGATTTTGGTATTACAGATGAGGAACATAAAGTAAAGTTTTTGCGCGCTATTGAGGGTGAATTATCGCGCACGATTGAAAGTCTAGCACCGATACAAAAAGCTAATGTTTTAATTGCTATCCCAAAGAGTTCTGTATTTGTTTCTCAACAGATTCCTCCAACTGCATCGGTGATGCTAGGCATTAAGATGGGATCTAATCTTACAAGTGCTCAAATTTTTGGAATAAAAAATCTTGTAGCTGCTGCAATTCCTAATCTTACTATTGAAAATGTTAAACTTGTAAGTCAAAATGGAGAGCCTCTTGGGGAGGATGATGAATTAAGCACTTCTAAAGAAATAGCAGCAATCCAATTGAAATATAAAAATAATATTGAGAGGGTTTTAGAGGCAAAAATTATTAATATTTTATCCCCAGTGGTTGGTGGTGAAGATAAGGTTGTTGCAAGAGTAAGTGCTGATTTTGATTTTTCGCAAAAAAAGAGTTTGCAAGAAATTTATGATCCAAATAATGTGGTAAGAAGTGAGCAAAATCTTGAGGAAAAAAGAGAGGGGGGAGAAAAAAAGCAAATAGGAGGAGTTCCGGGTGCAGTGAGTAATATAGGACCTGTTCAGGGACTTGAAGATAATGATGGTAAAGAAAAATATGAGAAAACCCAAAATACCACAAACTACGAAGTTGGAAAGACGGTTAATGAGATCAAGGGAGAATTTGGTGTATTAACAAGACTGAGTGCTGCAGTTGTTGTAGATGGTAGATATAAAAAAGTGGTGGTAGATGGCGTAGAAAAGATTGAATATATTCCAATGAGTGAAGTTGAAATGGAGAAGATTGATTCTTTGGTAAAACAAGCTATTGGTTACAGTCAAAAAAGGGGAGATGATGTTACTGTAAGTAACTTTGAGTTTAATGCCAAAACACAAAATTATGTTCCTATGACAGATTTTGACAAAATTACAATGAGAATAGAGAGCTATTTAAGACCATTTTTACCGATGTTAAAATATGTGATTGTAGCTTTAATTATTTTTGTATTCTATAGAAAAATAATCGTTCCATTTACAGAAAGAATGCTAGAAGTGCAAAATCACGAAGAAGAAAAGGTGGAATCTCTATTTGAGACTGCAGATGAGGAAGATGAGGAATTTAATAAATTTGGTGAAATGCGTAAGCGTGTAGAGGAACAATTAGGAATTGGCAAGGGCTTTAATGAAGATGAAGTCAAATATGATGTTTTATTAGAAAAAATGCGTAATATCGTCGAAGAAAAACCAGAGGAAATAGCTACATTATTTAGGATGCTAATCCAAGATGAGATTAATGCAGATATCAAGCAATCTTAG
- a CDS encoding radical SAM protein, giving the protein MLEQNIIFGPIYSRRFGNSLGIDLSPSKKQCNFDCLYCELEAKKAQESMQDTIEVTTILKHLKNKLDSHIDVLTITANGEPTLYPHLYNLIFEIKKILPQNIKTLILSNGSRFGEKEVQKALLLFDIVKFSFDGADTKTFSRIDRPHHKINLENIKQGILEFSKIYNGDLIAEILLLKDINNSLENLQNLIDFLKQVKLKRIDLNTVDRPPAYSKAKPLDSQELNSIFLLFQKEIPHVKTTIPTRKDYDLQKITITTPNDLYHLIQKRPIEITEAQKILDTKAFVFLQDLLKDNKIITEEVNQLRFYRVRT; this is encoded by the coding sequence GTGTTAGAACAAAATATAATTTTTGGACCTATTTACTCAAGGAGGTTTGGAAACTCTCTAGGTATTGACCTCTCACCATCCAAAAAACAATGCAATTTTGATTGCCTTTATTGCGAACTTGAGGCAAAAAAAGCGCAAGAGAGTATGCAGGATACAATAGAGGTTACTACTATATTAAAACACTTAAAAAATAAATTGGACTCTCACATTGATGTTTTAACTATCACTGCAAATGGAGAGCCTACACTCTATCCTCATCTTTATAATCTAATTTTTGAAATTAAAAAAATATTACCTCAAAACATCAAAACTTTAATTCTTAGCAATGGTTCAAGATTTGGAGAAAAAGAAGTACAAAAAGCACTATTATTATTTGATATCGTAAAGTTTTCCTTTGATGGTGCAGATACTAAAACTTTTTCAAGAATAGATAGGCCTCATCATAAAATTAATCTTGAAAATATCAAACAGGGTATTTTAGAATTTTCAAAAATATACAATGGAGATCTTATTGCTGAAATCCTGCTCCTTAAGGATATCAACAACTCTTTAGAGAATCTACAAAATCTTATAGACTTTTTAAAACAAGTTAAACTAAAGAGAATTGATCTAAATACAGTTGATAGGCCTCCAGCATATTCTAAGGCAAAGCCTTTAGATTCTCAAGAGCTAAATTCTATTTTTTTACTTTTTCAAAAAGAAATTCCTCATGTTAAAACAACAATTCCCACGCGAAAAGACTATGACCTGCAAAAAATAACAATCACAACCCCCAATGATTTATACCATCTTATTCAAAAACGACCCATTGAGATTACCGAGGCACAGAAAATTCTGGATACAAAAGCTTTTGTCTTTTTACAAGATCTCTTAAAAGATAATAAAATTATCACAGAAGAGGTAAATCAATTAAGGTTTTATAGGGTTAGAACATAG
- a CDS encoding flagellin B yields the protein MSFRINTNVAALNAHSIGVQTNRSIANSLEKLSSGLRINKAADDASGMAIADSLRSQSESLTQAIRNANEAIGIIQIADKAMDEQLKILDTIKTKAIQAAQDGQSQESRKSLQSDIQRLMEELDNIANTTSFNGQQMLSGAFTNKEFQIGAYSNTTIKASIGSTSSDKIGHIRMETASFDGAGMLASAAGSNLTEVAFNFKAVDGVNNFELETVKISTSAGTGIGALSEVINRFSDKLGVKATYNVMATGSSPVLSGTVRGLEINGVKIGTVNDIRKNDADGKLVNAINSVKDQTGVEASLDITGRINLKSNDGRAISIHAEEDSGKVFGGGNFVGISGNNHAIIGRLTLIRTDARDIIVSGVNFSHVGFHSAQGIAEATVNLRQLRGMFSADIASASGANANIAQAELNRQGIGAGVTSLKGAMVVMDMADSARVQLDKIRADMGAVQIQLLSTINNISTTQVNVKAAESQIRDVDFAAESANFSKNNILAQSGSFALAQANAVQQNVLRLLQ from the coding sequence ATGAGTTTTAGGATAAATACGAATGTAGCAGCATTAAATGCGCATAGCATAGGAGTTCAGACTAATAGAAGCATAGCTAATTCCTTGGAAAAACTTAGTTCGGGTCTAAGAATTAACAAGGCAGCAGATGATGCTTCAGGTATGGCTATTGCTGATAGTTTGAGATCTCAAAGTGAAAGTTTAACACAGGCAATTAGAAATGCAAATGAGGCAATTGGTATTATACAAATTGCAGACAAGGCAATGGATGAGCAATTAAAGATTCTTGATACTATCAAGACAAAAGCAATCCAAGCAGCACAGGATGGACAAAGTCAAGAATCAAGAAAATCTTTACAAAGTGATATTCAAAGATTAATGGAAGAGCTTGATAATATTGCTAATACTACAAGCTTTAATGGACAACAAATGCTCTCTGGTGCTTTCACTAATAAAGAGTTTCAAATTGGTGCTTATTCTAATACTACGATTAAAGCTTCAATTGGTTCTACAAGTTCAGATAAAATTGGCCATATTAGAATGGAAACTGCATCATTTGATGGGGCAGGTATGCTTGCTTCAGCTGCTGGAAGTAATCTTACAGAAGTAGCATTTAACTTTAAAGCTGTAGATGGAGTGAATAATTTTGAGCTTGAAACTGTAAAAATTTCAACATCTGCTGGAACAGGTATTGGTGCATTGAGTGAAGTTATTAATCGATTTTCTGATAAGTTGGGTGTAAAGGCAACTTATAATGTTATGGCTACTGGTAGCAGTCCTGTCTTATCTGGAACAGTGAGGGGATTGGAGATTAATGGTGTAAAAATTGGAACAGTTAATGATATTAGAAAAAATGATGCGGATGGTAAGTTGGTAAATGCAATCAACTCTGTAAAGGACCAAACAGGAGTAGAGGCTTCTTTAGATATCACAGGAAGAATCAACTTAAAATCAAATGATGGTCGCGCAATTTCAATTCACGCAGAAGAAGATTCTGGCAAGGTATTTGGTGGTGGTAACTTTGTTGGTATCTCTGGAAATAATCATGCAATCATTGGTCGTTTAACGCTGATTAGAACTGATGCAAGAGATATTATTGTAAGTGGTGTAAATTTCTCACATGTAGGTTTCCACTCTGCTCAGGGTATTGCAGAGGCAACTGTAAATTTAAGACAGCTTAGAGGTATGTTTAGTGCAGATATCGCATCAGCTTCTGGAGCAAATGCAAATATTGCCCAAGCAGAATTAAATAGACAGGGGATTGGAGCAGGTGTTACAAGTCTTAAAGGTGCAATGGTAGTAATGGATATGGCAGATTCTGCAAGAGTTCAGCTTGATAAAATTAGAGCAGATATGGGTGCTGTTCAAATTCAATTGCTTTCAACCATTAATAATATTTCTACAACACAAGTTAATGTAAAAGCCGCTGAGTCACAAATTAGAGATGTGGATTTTGCAGCAGAATCTGCTAACTTTTCTAAAAATAACATTCTTGCACAAAGTGGTAGCTTTGCATTAGCCCAAGCAAATGCAGTACAACAAAATGTTTTAAGACTTTTACAATAA